GGGGTGTCCCTTTTTCCTTCGCCCGCACATTGGTCCGAGCATGCGTTGAAGGGAAAAATTTCTCCAGTGCTAACTCATTAGTCTCAGCAATAAACCCGTGTGAGTGTGAGGCAATAGGCAGGCTTGAAAGATCATATCCGGCTTCAGCCGCTGCTTTTTTGTAGAGCTGCACATGCTTCGCATAATCAAGCGGTTGAACATTTCCAATAATAGCTAATACAAAGGGTAAACCTAATGCTCCAGTGCGGATCGCAGATTCTGGACTACCTGCACTCCCAATCCAAATCGGTAACGGATCTTGAACCGGACGCGGGTAAATCCCCAAATTGTTTATGGCCGCTCGGTGTTTGCCACTCCAGGTTACTTTTTCCGACTTTTGGATGGCTAATAACAATTCCAGCTTCTCATTAAAGAGTTCTTCATAATCTTTCAGATCATAGCCGAATAAAGGAAAAGACTCTGTAAACGAACCGCGGCCGATCATAATTTCTGCACGTCCATTCGAAATGCCATCTAGCGTTGCAAAATCTTGAAATACACGTACGGGATCTGCTGAAGACAGGATCATCACGGCACTGGTCAACCGAATCTTCGTAGTCAACGATGCAGCTGCCGCTAACACAACCGCAGGTGATGAAGCCGCATAATCATTACGATGATGCTCGCCCACTCCGTATACATCTAGTCCCACCTCTTCGGCAAGTACAATTTCCTCCACTACTTCACGTAGTCGTTCTGCATGACTTATTGTCTCACCCGTTTGGACATCGGGCGTTGTCTCGACAAAGGTACTTATTCCAAGTTCCACTCTCGTTTCCTCCTAAAGTTCTGCACGATGCATTATTCTCTGGATGTAAATGTTTGAATATTCATAATTACATTTAATCAAGAAACCCATTATAATAGGATTCACCGATAATTCCAACTATTTCAGATCCCCTCGATTATTGATCGGTCTGAGGAGCCCTTATTTTAATGGTTTTGGCCATTTTGCGAGATTATCGGACTCAGATGCTGCTTTTTGCTCAAAACCAATACCAAAATGTGTGTTTTTATGGAAATAAGAACTATACGGTCCGAAACTAGTGCGATGTAAGAGCCAAGACAATATTAAAAGACCACTAATCACCTGAAAAACGGAAGTTTAGTGGTCTATTTTTTAACTAGTTCATGTTCCCTATACTCGAGCTTAGGGGCTTATCCAGCGGTTTCGGGGGTTTTCTCTGATTGATTCCAATACCGACTCGACCGAACACAAAGGCTCCGCCTGGAATACGATTCGCTATGTTCATGATGATCGCCGATCCTACCACACATCCGACAAATTGGAGAAGCACACTGAATAGTCCAAGGTTTTGCAACCCGAACGAAGAAGGAAGTTTGACGAATAAAGCCAACAACAACGGGTGAAGCAAATATATGCCGAAGGAGTATCTACTGCCCCACTCCAGCACACGCGGCACTTTTTTCAATGCAGAAGCCACTGTGAAGAGTAGTAGAATCATGCTCATGGCGAAAAGTAACATATCAATTCTCTTGGAACTATGTGCCGTTATCCAGCCTTGCTCATTCACGAATAGCACAAACGCGCCTGTTACAACTGGAAGCACGTAGACAGCTAAACGGAACTGTTTTAATTTTTCCCGGAACCAAGCCTCATTTCGCCCCAAGTAATAAGCCACAGTAAAGTAGAAAATCCACCCCGGAGAGAAAACCCAATACAATTTATCCCAAATATATTGAGCAGCTACCGTATCTACGGGTTTGGTGAAATTGAAAAAACCTAAGTAAACCACATTAATAACGAATGACGCAATCAGTATAGAGCGTGGAGTG
This genomic stretch from Paenibacillus sp. FSL H7-0737 harbors:
- a CDS encoding LLM class flavin-dependent oxidoreductase, yielding MELGISTFVETTPDVQTGETISHAERLREVVEEIVLAEEVGLDVYGVGEHHRNDYAASSPAVVLAAAASLTTKIRLTSAVMILSSADPVRVFQDFATLDGISNGRAEIMIGRGSFTESFPLFGYDLKDYEELFNEKLELLLAIQKSEKVTWSGKHRAAINNLGIYPRPVQDPLPIWIGSAGSPESAIRTGALGLPFVLAIIGNVQPLDYAKHVQLYKKAAAEAGYDLSSLPIASHSHGFIAETNELALEKFFPSTHARTNVRAKEKGTPPYHRSDYDAACSFDGALYVGDPETVANKIIHLRKHVGITRFFLHMPHGTMPHDDVMQAIRLLGTEVAPRVREEVARWEASNL
- a CDS encoding acyltransferase family protein codes for the protein MERKLNSEMFVLRSIACLSIALLHALYRVYDDGNTPWVESVGLLLTFGTPVFVFISQFVLSFAYPDGIPAKFWEKRIKYILLPYFFFGALYAGLKGLDMASSEGIPLLQAFWYFLWRHWLLGDFHGYFILIIFQFYALFLLFQKHAKKFTPRSILIASFVINVVYLGFFNFTKPVDTVAAQYIWDKLYWVFSPGWIFYFTVAYYLGRNEAWFREKLKQFRLAVYVLPVVTGAFVLFVNEQGWITAHSSKRIDMLLFAMSMILLLFTVASALKKVPRVLEWGSRYSFGIYLLHPLLLALFVKLPSSFGLQNLGLFSVLLQFVGCVVGSAIIMNIANRIPGGAFVFGRVGIGINQRKPPKPLDKPLSSSIGNMN